Proteins encoded within one genomic window of Perognathus longimembris pacificus isolate PPM17 chromosome 28, ASM2315922v1, whole genome shotgun sequence:
- the LOC125344029 gene encoding 5-hydroxyisourate hydrolase-like, whose amino-acid sequence MSPIYLGLQIHNWGRVALCPFSAAHLLPSYTDPDGRCPGLLTPGQMKPGTYKLSFDTEAYWKKRGQESFYPYVEVVFNIAKETQKFHMPLLLSPWSYTTYRGS is encoded by the coding sequence ATTTATCTGGGGTTGCAAATCCACAACTGGGGAAGGGTGGCTCTTTGTCCCTTCTCTGCAGCCCATCTTCTCCCCAGCTACACAGACCCAGATGGCCGCTGCCCTGGACTCCTGACACCAGgtcaaatgaagccaggcacctaCAAACTGTCTTTCGACACTGAGGCTTACTGGAAGAAAAGGGGCCAGGAGAGCTTCTACCCATATGTGGAGGTTGTTTTCAACATTGCAAAGGAGACTCAGAAGTTCCACATGCCTCTGCTACTGAGCCCCTGGTCATACACCACCTACCGAGGGAGCTAG